The following is a genomic window from Polycladomyces zharkentensis.
TATAGACTGAAGTCTGTTTTATTAATAGCCTCAGAGGATCAACTGTAGAAACATTATTGTTGCTCGCCGGAGAGACGGTTATCAGTCAGATGAGAGGAGCCATTGAGTGAAGGTGAATGTTGAATGGTGCAGGAGAGATCAAAATATGGTCCCAAAAATCCCGTATTTTTTTGGTTATGTGATATTGAAATCCAACTTATCGATTGAAGAAGTGGGGAACATTTTATCAGATCGATTGTTTGGAGGACTTCCTTTCGGAGGAAAGGAACAATGCCTATATGAAGAGGTTCCGGCAATTTTTATTGAGCCGTTTATTCTCGGCTTTAACATCATATTAAGTGGCTACGGTGGATTTGGTGAAGATGAGGGATATGTATTGGAAACACGACAGGATAAAAAATTTTCGATCGATTATGTTCAATCTTCTCATTATAGATTAGATGAATACCTTTATTTACTGGTAAAAGACGCTCTAAAAGACATCAGTGAAATCGTGGTGGAAAGGGCAGTATATGAAGAATAATAGACTGGGTGACCGGAGGCTGGCAATGGTGACATTGTTTGAAGAATGCATACATGCATTGGGGGAAAATTGCAAAGTACTTTCCAAAGAGGAAACCAATCGTTTATTCTCCAAACTTGGAGAGAAGTTTCCTTTTACTTCTTGGGGGCGGATTGATTGGGAAAAAGTAGATAATCGATTGTATTTGGCATCCAGTGATGAGATAATAAGATACTTCAAAAGAGAAACGAATCCATTCAATGGCATTGTATATATCATATGGGATGAAGCCGCGTTACCTGCTGTAAAAAGTGATTTGCAAACGATACTTCAGGTAATTGATGATGTTACTGCCGTGAGTTTTGACACATGGCTCTATTGTCCTTCTGACGAGTATGTAATAGAGTTTTACCATGAAGGAGAAATCGTTTTGGGAATGAGGTAAGTATATTTTCTCGACGATTCACTTCTCAGTTTGATTGGACAGGAAAATCACTCGCATTGAGGGATGCCAATTGTTTGTCAGGTTGTTTGCTGAATGCGGCAATCAAGAGTCCGCTTTGGAAATATACCGGGATGTCATGGACGGTCTGAAAGAAGAAGTGATAAAGGAAAAGATAATCAGTGTCAAGCCGTACTGGAAAATGAACGGCATTTATGTGGTTGAAGCTGAGCTGGATTTCAAAAATGGTTTGAGCGAAGAAAAATGTCATGCTTTTTTGACATCTATTGCTGATCAATGGCTGTGTTTTGGCGATCCGCCCAATGAAGTTTTGGCTTCAGTGACGACGGAAGGATGCAGCTACATGAAGAAGGGCGTGTATTTGATCAATATCCATTTCAGTGCGGAAGGATAAAGGAGCACGATGAATGCATTTCCCGGTATCGTGGTAAATGACGGACGAGAAAAGTTTCTTATTCACACATTCAAGCAAAAGTTCGTGGATGAGACTTTGCTTCCTCAAAGAATCCTGTTTTGGAATTCCTTTCAATACAATCCTCAAAGACTGACTTTGGATGATGCGAAACAATTATCACTGTATGACGCTCATGATTTATTCTTTTACAATGAACGGAACAAAAAAATTTACACAGCGGTCGATTACGGCTCACTTATCCGTTATATGGAGAACCTGGAGCCTTGGGAAGAGGTTGATGGGATCCTTTTTGATAAGGAACTGAACTGGGTTTTGGCGTTCACACAGGAAGATGTTTTGTTAGCTGTCGGGCTGGATCATGTGAAATAAATGGGTTTAGCTGTCATCTTCACTGTTCAAGCCTGTGACGGTTTGTATACACAATCAATCCGGCATTTGTTGAGGCCGGTTCTGTTGTTTGAGTTGAACGTTCTAGATTAAAGGAAGTGAATATGTGGTTGTCTTTGGCGACAAGTATCATTTTGCACTTGGTTACAAATTAAAAAACAACCCATTTGGAGAAAAGGGATTGGTAGGAGAATCCTGGGGTCAATTTGAAATGTGGGTGGATGGAGCGGATATTTGTAAATACATGAGAAATCGCGAAAGAAAGAAATATGAATGGAATTTAATCTACATCATGGCGTGGTTGAATGACCATTTGGAACATATTCTTGATGAGGACCCATTCCCTTTACCTGTAAAAGGAAAACATGCGATTGAGTTACTGAAGCACAGTCAAGAATTTGATTCCGACGATGATGAAGAGTTTGATCATGGTATGACAAAAAGCAGGAATGGGAGTTTAAACACTCCTGGTTTTCCTGTAGAGCGGGTTTCTATTTGCCTTACGTATGTTTTAGAAAGGTTCATGACCAAATCGAAATAGCCTGGGACAACAATGATCTGTATGATGACGTTGTTTTTTTACAAAAAGAGGGAGTAAAATATGTAGAGATCAACTTCTTTAAACAAATATCATGTAACATGGTTATTGATTTCGCAAACAACATGCTGACAAAATTCCCGGGGGATTTAAAGCTCACTGACGTCATTGCGAATATGAAAGCAATTTTAAACAAATAGCGATGCGCTTCACTGTAAACCAAATAACCTTTTTACTAAATTTAACCAATTTGGTGCACGTGGTGGTTGCGACAGATGATGCACATAGGAGGGGCTGACCTGGCCGCCCAACTGAATGCGCGCGTCATGCGCAGCGAAGGAACGGAACAGCTGGAAATTCTCGAGGTCGGATGTGGAATGAGTTTGAAGCTTTATGTTCCGCTAACGATGGTTTGTTAATAGCCCTCAACTGATTATGATCCGAAAGGGGCAAGAAGTTTGGATTGAAAAATCGATTGCAAAAACGGGGGAGTACAGTGAACCTAGCAACTTTATTTGTCAAAGAAAAGAAAGAGTTTGATGAATTAAGACGAATGGCAAATGATGTATTTTATTTGGAACGAAGATTGCCTGAGCAAGTATTTCGAGAACAATTCCATCATTATTTGTTTGAACAATTTGATTGGGCAATGTGTGATGAATTTTGGAATGTAATCCAACAATTAGCCGAAGAAACGAAAGATGACTTTGTGCTGACTGCGGTATTGGATCCTGATCCAGTAGGATATTATTACAAAACGTTTCATTACTATAATTGGATAAAGATACCTGTTGCGTTATCATCTGATGAATATTTTGCAGTTCTAGAATCAGGGCCGGAGGAAAGTCCGGCCGATGCAGTGCTGTACAATTCTTATACTGTTATTTGGCTGTCCCCATCTATGAAGTGGGCCATATGGGGAGAAAGAAACGACGGGATATGTGTTTTGGGATTGCAGGATACAAGTGTTGGTAACGACTTATTGCCTTTTTTAAAAACTTGGCGTCCCATTGATGAAACAGTTTTATCGTGGATTGCGCTTCATTATGTGGATCAAAAACTTCCACAAGAAATTGCTGACACTCTGGTCCTGAATTATTCTAATGGCTAGAAATTCAATCAAAGCATATTGCCTCGATCTATTTCACTTTTGAGGCAAAGTCAAGGAGTACTTTCGTGTATTCATCCGGCTTTTCAAAGTGGACAAGGTGACCTGAATCGACTTCGACAACTTCCACGCCTTTCAGCAGTGATTTTACCTTTGCCACATCTTGATCATCCATTGCCGCCATCAGCACGCCATTTTCGTCGTAGTACGAGCCATAATGGTTGTACCAATAATTCGTATGGATCAGCACTGCTGGAACTTTGATAGCCGCAAGGCTGGCTTCGGTATCAAAGCCTTTATACCACGAGTTGTCATACCACACGGCACCAAATGCCGGGTCGTAATGCGCCAGGCCTTGAAAATAGATATTTACGCTCGGCGGCAGGAAAAAGATCTCAAGGGGTTGGCCCGGATGCTTGTGAATATAATCGACCGAATAGTCAATGATACTTTGCTTCAGGCCACCAAAGAACGCAAAGTATTGCTGTTCTGGACATAGTATTTCTGAAAGTTCATCTCTTGTTTTTGTGAAACAAAGTCATGCGTCACCCTGGCGAGGTCACCGCCGGCCGTTTTCTTGGCGCGCGGCATGATCGAAGAGAAGTAGGGTGGATCTTCAAGCACCACGCCCTTTACAAGCTCTGGTCGGTTGGCGGCAATCCATGTCGTAATGAGGGCGCCCGATGAATGGCCCGAAACAACCGCCGGTTCTTTGATGACTTGTTCCATAAATTCAGCAATGAGCGCACCTACACGAACGTTCGTATACTCACTCTTCGGCAAACGGGCCGACTTGCCATGGCCGTAAAC
Proteins encoded in this region:
- a CDS encoding alpha/beta fold hydrolase; translated protein: MWYDNSWYKGFDTEASLAAIKVPAVLIHTNYWYNHYGSYYDENGVLMAAMDDQDVAKVKSLLKGVEVVEVDSGHLVHFEKPDEYTKVLLDFASKVK
- a CDS encoding CDI toxin immunity protein; this translates as MVTLFEECIHALGENCKVLSKEETNRLFSKLGEKFPFTSWGRIDWEKVDNRLYLASSDEIIRYFKRETNPFNGIVYIIWDEAALPAVKSDLQTILQVIDDVTAVSFDTWLYCPSDEYVIEFYHEGEIVLGMR
- a CDS encoding alpha/beta fold hydrolase; translation: MPQQVKKQAPKTPAKQLSKKKKVLRIMMWVVIVFVLLVAFILAGYMNQNLTYYKSGMEKVKQAGFTEKQVTIQGYKTNYAEGPDNGVPLLLIHGQGSKWQDYMKVLPEISKKYHVFVVDVYGHGKSARLPKSEYTNVRVGALIAEFMEQVIKEPAVVSGHSSGALITTWIAANRPELVKGVVLEDPPYFSSIMPRAKKTAGGDLARVTHDFVSQKQEMNFQKYYVQNSNTLRSLVA